A single window of Achromobacter xylosoxidans DNA harbors:
- a CDS encoding CaiB/BaiF CoA transferase family protein: protein MTPGSALAGITVLEICNVAAGPFCGMLLADMGADVIKLENPEGGDTLRSWPPLSQGYSENFASLNRNKRSVTLNLKDPADLALARELAAGVDVLIENNRPGVMDRLGLGYAALREANPRLVYCSISAYGQSGPRAQEGGFDLTIQAMSGLMSVTGEAGGEPVKCGVPVADFSAGLYGAFAIVSALRAAQACGQGTHIDVPMLGATLGIAALQTSEFFGSGRDPVKLGSAHPRNAPYQAFRCKDGYFGMAAGNNALWKGVCATVGREDLLADPRFTDTSARARNQDALREILEAIFADADAPTWLARFRAAGVPCAPINTYSEVLADPQVEHMGWVQPLELPNGVRTRTFGLPVRFDGQTTALRRPPPALGEHNDAVLGPLRNKGKGA, encoded by the coding sequence ATGACTCCTGGCTCGGCGTTGGCCGGCATTACCGTGCTCGAGATCTGCAACGTGGCGGCGGGGCCGTTCTGCGGCATGTTGCTGGCGGACATGGGCGCCGATGTGATCAAGCTGGAAAACCCGGAAGGGGGCGACACGCTGCGCAGCTGGCCGCCCTTGAGCCAGGGCTACAGCGAGAACTTCGCCTCGCTCAACCGCAACAAGCGCTCGGTCACGCTGAACCTGAAGGATCCGGCCGACCTGGCGCTGGCGCGCGAGCTGGCCGCCGGCGTGGACGTGCTGATCGAGAACAACCGGCCCGGCGTGATGGATCGCCTGGGATTGGGCTACGCGGCGCTGCGCGAAGCCAATCCGCGCCTGGTGTACTGCTCGATCTCGGCCTATGGCCAGTCCGGTCCGCGCGCGCAGGAAGGCGGCTTCGACCTCACCATCCAGGCTATGAGCGGCCTGATGAGCGTTACCGGCGAGGCCGGTGGCGAACCGGTCAAGTGCGGCGTGCCGGTGGCCGACTTCTCGGCCGGCCTGTATGGCGCCTTCGCCATCGTGTCGGCGCTGCGCGCCGCGCAGGCCTGCGGCCAGGGCACGCACATCGACGTGCCGATGCTGGGCGCCACGCTGGGCATCGCGGCGCTGCAGACCTCGGAGTTCTTCGGCAGCGGGCGCGACCCGGTCAAGCTCGGTTCGGCCCACCCGCGCAACGCGCCCTACCAGGCGTTCCGTTGCAAGGACGGCTATTTCGGCATGGCGGCGGGCAACAACGCCTTGTGGAAGGGCGTGTGCGCGACGGTGGGCCGCGAGGACCTGCTGGCCGACCCGCGCTTTACCGACACCAGCGCGCGCGCCCGCAACCAGGACGCGCTGCGCGAGATCCTGGAAGCGATCTTCGCGGACGCTGACGCGCCGACGTGGCTGGCGCGCTTTCGCGCTGCCGGGGTGCCGTGCGCGCCCATCAACACCTATTCCGAAGTGCTGGCGGACCCGCAGGTCGAGCATATGGGCTGGGTGCAACCGCTGGAACTGCCGAACGGCGTGCGCACGCGCACCTTCGGCCTGCCGGTGCGCTTCGATGGCCAGACCACCGCGCTGCGCCGCCCGCCGCCCGCGCTGGGCGAGCACAACGACGCGG
- a CDS encoding IclR family transcriptional regulator produces MDKTLLKGLMVLEAVTDVDDPPRTIDALAARVGLTRSNTHRTLQTLIHAGYVIKDEDGGGYRGAVRLFELAARQLGQLDLRKLAAPFMRTLADQTGETVHLSVLDGLDVVYVDKIDSPQPIRAYSMVGGRAPAYAVATGKALLAYQADGYVERYADKLLRHTPATIVSMPLLKDELRKVARAGYAVNRGEWREGVGGLAVALFNSLDQPVAAVGISGPLDRLSAARMKQLAPDVAACAQAISRGMGYRRGFLGE; encoded by the coding sequence ATGGACAAGACATTGCTCAAGGGGCTGATGGTGCTGGAGGCGGTCACCGACGTGGACGATCCGCCGCGCACCATCGATGCGCTGGCCGCGCGCGTGGGGCTGACGCGCAGCAACACCCATCGCACGCTGCAGACGCTGATCCATGCCGGCTACGTCATCAAGGACGAGGATGGCGGCGGTTATCGCGGCGCGGTGCGCTTGTTCGAGCTCGCCGCGCGGCAGCTCGGCCAGCTGGACCTGCGCAAGCTGGCGGCGCCATTCATGCGCACGCTGGCCGACCAGACCGGCGAGACCGTGCACCTGTCCGTGCTGGATGGCCTGGATGTGGTCTACGTCGACAAGATCGACAGTCCGCAGCCGATCCGCGCCTATTCGATGGTGGGCGGACGCGCGCCGGCCTACGCGGTGGCCACCGGCAAGGCGCTGCTGGCCTACCAGGCGGACGGATATGTGGAACGCTACGCCGACAAGCTGCTGCGGCATACGCCCGCCACCATCGTGTCGATGCCGTTGTTGAAGGACGAACTGCGCAAGGTGGCGCGCGCGGGTTATGCGGTCAATCGCGGCGAATGGCGGGAAGGCGTGGGCGGGCTGGCCGTGGCCCTGTTCAACAGCCTGGACCAGCCGGTGGCGGCGGTGGGCATTTCCGGACCGCTGGATCGCCTGAGCGCGGCCCGCATGAAGCAGCTGGCGCCGGACGTCGCCGCGTGCGCGCAGGCAATCTCGCGGGGCATGGGTTACCGGCGCGGCTTCCTGGGGGAATGA
- a CDS encoding cysteine dioxygenase, with translation MPDALAGLDRLRHFIATATRLATPAGLAQSPELQAAFAALIAHDDWLPEACTAPHPQYYQQYLLHCDPLERFSLVSFVWGPGQQTPVHDHEVWGYVGMLRGAEVNQRYARDADGRMAPQGAPQTLRPGDVECLSPQAGDIHRVSNAFDDKVSISVHMYGGNIGAVSRHVYDPATGQAKPFVSGYSAASVPNLWDRSAAVRAALPAGPA, from the coding sequence ATGCCCGACGCCCTTGCCGGCCTGGACCGGCTGCGCCATTTCATCGCCACCGCCACCCGCCTGGCCACGCCCGCCGGCCTGGCGCAGTCGCCCGAACTGCAGGCCGCGTTCGCGGCGCTGATCGCGCACGACGACTGGCTGCCTGAAGCCTGTACGGCGCCGCATCCCCAGTACTACCAGCAATACCTGCTGCATTGCGATCCGCTGGAGCGTTTCTCCCTGGTCAGCTTCGTCTGGGGGCCGGGCCAGCAGACGCCGGTGCATGATCACGAGGTCTGGGGCTATGTCGGCATGCTGCGTGGCGCCGAGGTGAACCAGCGCTACGCGCGCGATGCCGATGGCCGGATGGCGCCGCAGGGAGCGCCGCAAACGCTGCGTCCCGGCGACGTCGAATGCCTGTCGCCGCAGGCGGGCGATATCCACCGGGTGTCCAACGCCTTCGACGACAAGGTGTCCATCAGCGTGCACATGTATGGCGGCAATATCGGCGCCGTGTCGCGCCACGTCTATGACCCGGCCACGGGCCAGGCCAAGCCGTTCGTCTCGGGCTATTCGGCGGCCAGCGTGCCGAACCTGTGGGACCGCTCCGCGGCAGTGCGGGCGGCCCTGCCGGCGGGGCCCGCCTGA
- a CDS encoding SIR2 family NAD-dependent protein deacylase, producing the protein MAIVNPPIPPALADTLARASRVTVFTGAGVSAESGIATFRDPLTGLWSRFDAQALATPEAFAAQPDLVWGWYEWRRAQVARAEPNAAHHAIAALARRMPALTLITQNVDNLHERAGSQGVVHLHGSLHAPRCAACGEPAEFAAAATGRGDEPETGRAIVPPACARCGAAVRPGVVWFGESLPADAWLAAREAASQCDLFLSIGTSAMVYPAAELPLRASRAGATVVQVNPQATPLDAHADFNLRGAAAQVLPRLLAAAGF; encoded by the coding sequence ATGGCAATCGTCAATCCTCCCATTCCGCCCGCGCTGGCCGACACCTTGGCGCGCGCCTCGCGCGTGACCGTCTTCACCGGCGCCGGCGTGTCGGCCGAAAGCGGCATCGCCACATTCCGCGATCCCCTGACCGGCCTCTGGTCGCGCTTTGACGCGCAGGCCCTGGCCACGCCCGAGGCGTTCGCGGCGCAGCCGGACCTGGTCTGGGGCTGGTACGAGTGGCGCCGGGCGCAGGTGGCGCGCGCCGAACCGAACGCGGCCCATCACGCCATCGCGGCGCTCGCGCGGCGCATGCCCGCGCTGACGCTGATCACCCAGAACGTCGACAACCTGCATGAACGCGCCGGCAGCCAGGGCGTGGTCCATCTGCATGGCAGCCTGCACGCGCCGCGCTGCGCCGCCTGCGGCGAACCCGCCGAATTCGCGGCCGCGGCCACGGGCCGCGGCGACGAACCGGAAACCGGCCGCGCCATCGTCCCGCCAGCCTGCGCGCGGTGCGGGGCGGCGGTACGTCCCGGGGTGGTCTGGTTCGGCGAAAGCCTGCCCGCCGACGCCTGGCTCGCGGCGCGCGAGGCCGCCAGCCAATGCGACCTGTTCCTGAGCATCGGCACATCGGCCATGGTCTACCCCGCCGCCGAACTGCCGCTGCGCGCGTCGCGCGCCGGCGCGACCGTGGTGCAGGTCAATCCGCAGGCCACGCCGCTGGACGCGCATGCCGATTTCAACCTGCGCGGCGCGGCCGCCCAGGTCCTGCCACGGCTGCTGGCCGCCGCCGGCTTCTGA
- a CDS encoding helix-turn-helix domain-containing protein, translating to MEIIIPFSWRLPDVFVRSPDGVLHRVVRHATTTETIAKLESIPSNYHLDCECMLDNGEALAWIGENRYRQLNGGAIFTAESGAAPPMAEARKNAKARNTLRDVRPATARQPHAARENVVPSAVASLKTGNDWSLIRAWREHLNISTTDMAARLGVDHSIYIELERPRPRPRQIILDRISEALGVSPDQLDDSSLGGHFH from the coding sequence ATGGAGATCATCATTCCGTTTTCCTGGAGACTTCCCGACGTGTTCGTGCGCTCGCCAGACGGTGTCCTGCATCGCGTGGTGCGGCACGCCACGACCACGGAAACCATCGCCAAGCTCGAGAGCATTCCCAGCAATTACCACCTGGATTGCGAATGCATGCTCGACAACGGCGAGGCGCTGGCCTGGATCGGTGAAAATCGCTACCGCCAGCTCAATGGCGGCGCGATCTTCACCGCCGAATCCGGCGCCGCGCCGCCCATGGCCGAAGCCCGCAAGAATGCGAAGGCCCGCAACACCCTGCGGGACGTCCGCCCCGCCACCGCGCGCCAACCGCACGCGGCGCGGGAAAACGTCGTACCATCTGCTGTAGCAAGTCTAAAAACCGGCAACGATTGGAGCCTGATACGCGCCTGGCGTGAGCACCTCAATATCAGCACCACTGATATGGCTGCCCGGCTTGGCGTGGACCACTCCATCTACATCGAATTGGAAAGGCCCCGCCCGCGGCCCCGCCAGATCATCCTGGACCGCATTTCGGAAGCCCTGGGCGTATCGCCCGACCAGCTCGATGATTCATCGTTAGGAGGACATTTTCATTGA
- a CDS encoding LysR family transcriptional regulator yields the protein MDRLLSMEIFVAVVELGSLTAAAARHEMSAAMAAKHIKGLETRLGLRLMNRTTRRQSLTEAGQAYYSRCKAILADIREAEQGAEALRVAPRGNLRITSTVSFGSFALAPAIADYLNLYPDVSVELALSDAVEDLVASRYDLAVRIGEPRDSGLVARPIGTYQMIICAAPAYLARHGTPEAPADLARHQCLDFSYWSRRTGWRLGGPEGADADFPPTSRFIANNGQALRQAALAGFGIVLQPELLLAEDVRAGRLVPILQSYWPAARPVTLLYPKDRQALPKLTTFVEFVVARFTGGAKRRQGPAGR from the coding sequence ATGGATCGTCTGCTCAGCATGGAGATCTTCGTGGCGGTGGTCGAGCTTGGCAGCCTGACCGCCGCGGCCGCGCGCCACGAGATGTCCGCGGCCATGGCGGCCAAGCACATCAAGGGTCTGGAGACGCGGCTGGGACTGCGCCTGATGAACCGCACCACGCGGCGCCAGAGCCTGACCGAGGCGGGGCAGGCGTATTACTCGCGCTGCAAGGCGATCCTGGCCGACATCCGCGAGGCCGAGCAGGGCGCCGAGGCATTGCGAGTCGCGCCGCGCGGCAATCTGCGGATCACGTCCACGGTGTCGTTCGGCTCGTTCGCGCTGGCGCCGGCGATTGCCGACTACCTGAATCTCTACCCCGACGTCAGTGTGGAGCTGGCGTTGAGCGACGCCGTCGAGGACCTGGTCGCGTCCCGCTACGACCTGGCGGTGCGCATTGGCGAGCCGCGTGATTCCGGCCTGGTGGCGCGCCCGATCGGCACCTACCAGATGATCATCTGCGCCGCGCCGGCCTACCTGGCGCGCCATGGCACGCCCGAAGCGCCCGCCGACCTGGCGCGCCATCAGTGCCTGGACTTTTCCTATTGGAGCCGCCGCACCGGCTGGCGCCTGGGCGGGCCGGAAGGCGCGGATGCCGACTTTCCGCCCACCAGCCGTTTCATCGCGAACAACGGGCAGGCGCTCAGGCAGGCGGCGCTGGCCGGATTCGGCATCGTGCTGCAACCCGAGCTGCTGCTGGCCGAGGACGTGCGCGCCGGTCGGCTGGTGCCGATCCTGCAGTCCTATTGGCCGGCGGCGCGACCGGTGACGCTGCTCTATCCGAAAGACAGGCAGGCGCTGCCCAAGCTCACCACGTTCGTGGAGTTCGTCGTGGCGCGCTTCACCGGCGGCGCGAAACGGCGTCAGGGCCCGGCGGGCCGGTGA
- a CDS encoding short chain dehydrogenase, with the protein MKIALIGASGTIGRAVAQELGQRHEIIAVGKTQGQYQVDITRSDSIRELFERVGKVDAIVSTAGTLHFGPLAEMTADQFRIGLHDKLLGQVDLALIGQHYLNQGGSITLTSGIVSDEPIRFGANASAVNSAIDGFVRGAAVELRNARINSVSPTVLRESWEGYGPYFAGFEAAPAQRVALAYSRSVEGAQTGRTYRVW; encoded by the coding sequence ATGAAAATCGCACTTATCGGCGCCAGCGGCACCATCGGCCGCGCCGTCGCCCAGGAACTCGGCCAACGCCACGAGATCATCGCCGTGGGCAAGACGCAAGGCCAATACCAGGTCGACATCACGCGCAGCGACAGCATCCGCGAGCTGTTCGAGCGCGTGGGCAAGGTCGACGCCATCGTTTCCACCGCCGGCACGCTGCACTTCGGCCCGCTGGCCGAGATGACCGCGGACCAGTTCAGGATCGGCCTGCATGACAAGCTGTTGGGCCAGGTCGACCTGGCGCTGATCGGCCAGCACTACCTGAACCAGGGCGGCTCCATCACGCTGACCAGCGGCATCGTCAGCGACGAACCCATCCGCTTCGGCGCCAACGCCTCGGCCGTCAATTCGGCCATCGACGGCTTTGTGCGCGGCGCGGCCGTGGAATTGCGCAACGCGCGCATCAACTCGGTCAGTCCGACCGTGCTGCGAGAATCGTGGGAGGGCTACGGCCCTTACTTCGCCGGCTTCGAAGCCGCGCCGGCGCAACGCGTGGCGCTGGCCTACAGCCGCAGCGTGGAAGGCGCGCAGACCGGCCGCACCTACCGCGTCTGGTAA
- a CDS encoding DUF3079 domain-containing protein, with the protein MAKKFPLHPKHPERICWGCDRYCPTDALACGNGSDRTMHPAELLGDDWYTVGNWDLEDSEEKTVAATTAG; encoded by the coding sequence ATGGCCAAGAAATTTCCGTTGCATCCCAAGCACCCCGAACGCATCTGCTGGGGCTGTGACCGCTATTGCCCGACCGACGCGCTGGCCTGTGGCAACGGTTCCGATCGCACCATGCATCCGGCGGAACTGCTGGGCGACGACTGGTACACGGTTGGCAACTGGGACCTGGAAGACAGCGAGGAAAAAACCGTCGCGGCCACCACCGCGGGCTGA
- a CDS encoding ABC transporter ATP-binding protein, with protein sequence MIAPFPHSASSPVPCPVPPPGLGPLRPGPLPIGMLTVVLGPAASGKTGLLGRLARDMADGESGARIILAAAPPVTVPSLRVFEALLLAHKQGGRWALGTEEIQAVDACLRQADLAHAAGLLVERLDAAARQRLLLALALVRKPDVILMDEPEGPPAASCQARIAALLKHAASELGIRAVIAMTDAAAALQVADRVLVLDHGRLVAKGTPAQLRQQVQAGDLDATLLSSA encoded by the coding sequence ATGATCGCTCCCTTCCCCCACTCCGCTTCGTCGCCCGTGCCGTGCCCCGTGCCACCGCCCGGGCTGGGTCCCTTGCGCCCCGGCCCGTTGCCGATCGGCATGCTCACCGTGGTGCTGGGGCCGGCGGCGTCCGGCAAGACGGGCTTGCTGGGCCGGCTGGCGCGCGACATGGCCGACGGCGAGAGCGGCGCGCGCATCATCCTGGCAGCGGCGCCACCCGTGACAGTACCTTCGCTGCGCGTGTTCGAGGCCTTGCTTTTGGCGCACAAGCAAGGCGGGCGCTGGGCGCTCGGAACCGAAGAGATCCAGGCGGTCGACGCCTGCTTGCGGCAAGCCGACCTGGCGCACGCCGCCGGCCTGCTGGTGGAACGGCTGGATGCGGCAGCCCGCCAGCGCCTGCTACTGGCGCTGGCCCTGGTCCGCAAGCCGGACGTGATCTTGATGGACGAACCCGAAGGCCCGCCGGCCGCCTCGTGCCAGGCGCGCATCGCCGCCTTGCTCAAGCATGCGGCAAGCGAGCTGGGCATCCGCGCCGTCATCGCCATGACCGATGCCGCCGCCGCGCTGCAGGTGGCCGACCGCGTGCTCGTGCTGGACCACGGCCGCCTGGTCGCCAAGGGCACGCCCGCGCAATTGCGCCAGCAGGTCCAGGCTGGCGACCTGGACGCCACGCTGTTGTCGTCCGCATGA
- a CDS encoding TetR/AcrR family transcriptional regulator, translated as MTDHTADDSAHRTAPSRTKPAEVRLDELMGAAQALFLEKGVEATTISEITEAAGVAKGTFYVYFPSKQEMLVALGERYVRKFVERLERAVAACAEDDWEGRLRAWIHANVSMYLRTYRVHDIVFTHPHHHAREGHTENQVVTQLQGILRAGAQAGAWRLDNPRMMALLIYAGVHCATDDAILSRQSDATDFARGIADAYLRMLGARTDSE; from the coding sequence ATGACCGATCACACCGCAGACGACTCCGCGCACAGAACGGCGCCGTCCCGCACCAAGCCCGCGGAAGTGCGCCTGGACGAATTGATGGGCGCCGCGCAGGCGCTGTTCCTGGAAAAGGGTGTCGAGGCCACCACCATCAGCGAGATCACCGAGGCGGCTGGCGTGGCCAAGGGCACGTTCTACGTGTACTTCCCGTCCAAGCAGGAAATGCTGGTGGCGCTGGGTGAACGGTATGTGCGGAAGTTCGTCGAGCGGCTCGAGCGCGCGGTCGCCGCCTGCGCCGAGGACGACTGGGAGGGGCGGCTGCGCGCCTGGATCCATGCCAATGTGTCGATGTACCTGCGCACCTATCGCGTGCACGATATCGTCTTCACGCATCCGCACCATCATGCGCGCGAGGGTCATACGGAAAACCAGGTGGTCACGCAGCTGCAGGGAATCCTGCGGGCGGGCGCGCAGGCCGGCGCCTGGCGTCTCGACAATCCGCGCATGATGGCGTTGCTGATCTATGCCGGCGTGCATTGCGCGACCGACGATGCGATCCTGTCGCGCCAATCCGATGCCACCGATTTCGCTCGCGGCATCGCCGATGCCTATCTGCGCATGCTGGGCGCGCGGACTGATTCCGAGTAG
- the acpA gene encoding acid phosphatase, with the protein MSEKEKRAATPAVATPTAADSQDANAPARATRRGFLTGIAALGASAAAMGALAGCSSDDDDDGNDNTPPTAPAPVDVTAQLRKNVKTLVVIFAENRSFNNLFANFPGVEKPLSALTAADYTQNDRDGTPLPVLPPVWGGMVPTSQQANHVAYQVAENAPYMNNLPNAPFDLRGPQGEPLPQGVVTRDLWHVFYQNQMQINGGKNDRFVAWADSGALVMGHYGDSAYNLRLWQLAQEFVLCDNFFQGAFGGSFLNHQYLIAGRPPFYPNAAASVASTQIAQLQSSDPADPRLQPKPASPASALTGIPQFGASALTPDGYGVNTMAPPYWPSFSRDAAHPELADATSPQTMVPQEHPNIGDLMDAKGLDWAWYAGGWQAAVDSTANSGFPSSPNFQAHHQPFNYFKSTGPGTAARAAHLRDGGLGDLASTNRFLADAEAGKLPPLTFYKPQGNLNMHAGYADVDSGDRHIAHIVDSLRKSAQWENMVVVITVDENGGWWDHVAPPAGDRWGPGTRVPALVVSPFARKGTVDHTIYDTGSILRLAARLFDLPTLDGLKARDDAMKARGQQPMGDLTNALAFNA; encoded by the coding sequence ATGTCTGAAAAAGAAAAGCGCGCGGCCACGCCGGCCGTCGCGACACCGACCGCCGCCGATTCCCAGGATGCCAATGCCCCCGCCCGGGCCACCCGCCGCGGCTTCCTGACCGGCATCGCGGCGCTTGGCGCCAGCGCCGCCGCGATGGGCGCCCTGGCAGGCTGCTCCAGCGACGACGATGACGACGGCAACGACAACACGCCTCCCACCGCCCCCGCGCCGGTCGACGTGACGGCGCAATTGCGCAAGAACGTCAAGACGCTGGTGGTGATCTTCGCGGAGAATCGCAGCTTCAACAACCTTTTCGCCAACTTCCCCGGCGTGGAAAAACCGCTGTCGGCACTGACCGCCGCGGACTACACGCAGAACGATCGCGACGGTACGCCGCTGCCGGTGCTGCCGCCCGTGTGGGGCGGCATGGTGCCAACCTCGCAGCAGGCCAACCATGTTGCCTATCAGGTGGCCGAGAACGCGCCCTACATGAACAACCTGCCCAACGCGCCGTTCGACCTGCGCGGTCCGCAGGGCGAGCCGCTGCCGCAGGGCGTGGTCACGCGCGACCTGTGGCACGTGTTCTACCAGAACCAGATGCAGATCAACGGCGGCAAGAACGACCGCTTCGTGGCCTGGGCCGACTCGGGCGCCCTGGTCATGGGCCACTATGGCGACTCCGCGTACAACCTGCGCCTGTGGCAGCTGGCGCAGGAATTCGTGCTGTGCGACAACTTTTTCCAGGGCGCCTTCGGCGGCTCGTTCCTGAACCACCAGTACCTGATCGCCGGTCGTCCGCCGTTCTATCCGAACGCCGCCGCCTCGGTCGCCAGCACCCAGATCGCGCAATTGCAAAGCAGCGATCCGGCCGATCCGCGCCTGCAGCCCAAGCCCGCTTCGCCGGCCAGCGCCCTCACCGGCATCCCGCAATTCGGTGCCAGCGCGCTGACGCCGGACGGCTATGGCGTCAACACCATGGCCCCGCCCTACTGGCCGTCGTTCTCGCGCGACGCCGCGCATCCGGAACTGGCCGACGCCACCAGCCCACAGACCATGGTGCCGCAGGAACACCCCAACATCGGCGACCTGATGGACGCCAAGGGCCTGGACTGGGCCTGGTATGCGGGCGGCTGGCAGGCGGCGGTCGACTCGACCGCCAATTCCGGCTTTCCGTCGTCGCCCAATTTCCAGGCGCACCACCAGCCCTTCAATTACTTCAAGAGCACCGGCCCCGGCACCGCGGCCCGCGCCGCGCACCTGCGCGATGGCGGCCTGGGCGATCTGGCGTCGACCAACCGGTTCCTGGCCGATGCCGAAGCCGGCAAGCTGCCGCCGCTGACGTTCTACAAGCCGCAAGGCAACCTGAACATGCACGCCGGCTATGCCGACGTGGATTCGGGCGACCGGCACATCGCCCACATCGTCGACAGCCTGCGCAAGAGCGCCCAATGGGAGAACATGGTGGTGGTCATCACCGTGGACGAGAACGGCGGCTGGTGGGACCATGTCGCGCCGCCGGCGGGCGACCGCTGGGGCCCTGGCACCCGCGTTCCCGCGCTGGTGGTCTCGCCCTTCGCCCGCAAAGGCACCGTGGACCACACCATCTACGATACCGGCTCGATCCTGCGCCTGGCCGCGCGGCTGTTCGACCTGCCCACCCTCGATGGCCTGAAAGCCCGCGACGACGCCATGAAAGCGCGTGGCCAGCAGCCCATGGGCGACCTGACCAACGCGTTGGCCTTCAACGCCTGA
- a CDS encoding NUDIX hydrolase, whose product MEDFWFAKAKRLQAIACTGLAYCDDDYERERLQETLDIANGMLARLATAPVERIAQLSPDARAYPTPKVDVRAAVIRDGRILLVQERNNGRWTLPGGFAEIGYSAAENAEKEVMEEAGLKVRASALYGVRHKAKGPFAPDVRDFYKLYFLCQRLDDGAPAPGPETADAAYFAPDRLPHLCRDRVAAQDIERAFAFMARPDRVFLD is encoded by the coding sequence ATGGAAGACTTCTGGTTCGCCAAAGCCAAGCGCCTGCAGGCCATCGCCTGCACCGGCCTGGCCTATTGCGACGACGACTACGAACGCGAGCGCTTGCAGGAGACCCTGGACATCGCCAACGGCATGCTGGCGCGCCTGGCCACGGCTCCAGTCGAGCGCATCGCCCAGTTGTCCCCCGACGCCCGCGCCTATCCCACGCCCAAGGTCGACGTGCGCGCCGCCGTCATCCGCGACGGCCGCATCCTGCTGGTGCAGGAACGCAACAACGGCCGCTGGACATTGCCGGGCGGCTTTGCCGAGATCGGCTATTCCGCCGCCGAAAACGCCGAAAAGGAAGTCATGGAGGAAGCCGGCCTGAAGGTGCGCGCCAGCGCCCTGTACGGCGTGCGGCACAAGGCCAAGGGGCCCTTCGCCCCCGACGTGCGCGACTTCTACAAGCTGTATTTCCTGTGCCAGCGGCTGGACGACGGCGCTCCCGCCCCGGGACCGGAAACCGCCGACGCCGCCTACTTCGCGCCGGACCGACTGCCGCACTTGTGCCGCGACCGGGTCGCCGCGCAGGATATCGAACGCGCCTTCGCCTTCATGGCGCGGCCCGACCGGGTGTTCCTGGACTAG